One stretch of Candidatus Baltobacteraceae bacterium DNA includes these proteins:
- a CDS encoding copper resistance protein CopC, which translates to MTIIRAVLSIAVAALLLSPVCAGAHAFLDHSDPAVGSTVPTSPAVIHLWFTQQLEPAFSSVTVTDKSGAPVNDGPAQIDSGNKFELDVKLKTLDVGTYKVQWHVLSVDTHRTQGDYSFHVGKG; encoded by the coding sequence ATGACGATCATACGTGCCGTTCTGAGCATTGCGGTCGCCGCATTGCTACTTTCTCCGGTTTGCGCGGGGGCGCACGCGTTTCTCGATCATTCGGATCCTGCCGTCGGCAGCACGGTTCCAACTTCGCCTGCCGTCATCCATCTGTGGTTCACTCAGCAGCTTGAACCCGCGTTCAGCTCGGTGACGGTAACCGACAAATCGGGCGCGCCCGTCAACGATGGTCCCGCGCAAATCGATTCGGGCAACAAATTCGAACTCGACGTCAAGCTGAAAACATTGGACGTCGGCACCTACAAAGTCCAGTGGCACGTCCTGTCGGTCGACACGCATCGGACGCAGGGCGACTATAGCTTTCACGTCGGCAAGGGCTAA
- a CDS encoding adenylate/guanylate cyclase domain-containing protein, whose translation MAYDALFLGAFFGVLIAVGLYHALMYVLLRNRELLAYAVYVAALVAEEMVRTGFAADFLLTGTTPPLISSLTFSFLAIASFWFFTSFLQMRERAPRSYRAIGILTGVVVALNLTLGPFGGAGVSTLIQLLSLLTLFAVFAVAVDQIRRGDRTARYFIIAFCGVLFGAMLFVLGKIFWPQTFLVKIGFELGTAFEAVALALGLADRIRLANEERDVAQRRILEETRSLNVAYARFVPREFLELLGKDDVREVRLGEAVQREMSVLFSDIRSFTSISEKMTPRENFDFLNGYLERVGPIVRQYRGVIDKYIGDAIMALFAGTNSDDALRCAIGLQREVAAIDVERVAAGLPPIAIGVGLHTGALMLGTIGESERMDGTVIADAVNLASRVEGLTKNYGAAVLLTEQTRERLADPSRYSLRHLGRVAVKGKAHGVGLYEACDADAPPALEAKVATLGEFDAAVEALGAGRFEEAQSIFGRVLEGSPGDAAAAYLQKRAQALRNAGEPWDGVDHVTTK comes from the coding sequence GTGGCCTACGACGCCTTATTCCTTGGCGCGTTTTTCGGTGTGCTCATCGCCGTGGGTTTGTACCACGCGTTGATGTACGTCCTATTACGTAATCGAGAACTGCTCGCGTACGCGGTGTATGTCGCGGCGCTGGTGGCCGAGGAAATGGTGCGCACCGGCTTCGCCGCCGATTTTCTGCTGACGGGGACGACGCCGCCGCTCATCTCGTCCCTCACGTTTTCATTTCTCGCGATTGCCTCGTTCTGGTTCTTCACGTCGTTCCTTCAGATGCGCGAACGCGCTCCGCGCAGCTATCGCGCGATCGGTATTCTCACCGGCGTCGTCGTTGCGCTCAACCTAACGCTTGGTCCGTTTGGCGGCGCAGGCGTCTCGACACTGATCCAACTGCTATCGCTGCTGACGCTCTTCGCGGTGTTCGCCGTTGCCGTCGATCAGATACGGCGCGGCGATCGTACCGCGCGCTACTTCATCATCGCGTTTTGCGGCGTGTTGTTCGGCGCCATGCTCTTTGTGCTCGGGAAGATCTTTTGGCCGCAGACATTCCTCGTCAAGATCGGCTTCGAGCTCGGCACCGCGTTCGAGGCGGTCGCTCTGGCGCTCGGCCTTGCGGATCGGATTCGCCTCGCCAATGAGGAACGCGACGTCGCCCAGCGCCGGATATTGGAAGAGACGCGCAGTCTCAATGTTGCTTACGCGCGTTTTGTGCCGCGCGAGTTTCTCGAGCTTCTCGGCAAGGACGATGTACGCGAGGTTCGCCTGGGCGAAGCGGTCCAGCGCGAAATGAGCGTGCTCTTCAGCGATATCCGTTCGTTCACGTCAATCTCCGAGAAGATGACGCCGCGCGAGAATTTCGATTTTCTCAACGGCTATCTCGAACGCGTCGGACCGATCGTGCGTCAATATCGCGGTGTGATCGACAAATATATCGGGGATGCGATCATGGCTCTGTTCGCGGGAACCAACTCCGACGACGCGCTCCGCTGCGCGATCGGACTGCAGCGCGAGGTGGCGGCAATCGACGTCGAGCGGGTCGCCGCAGGCTTGCCGCCGATTGCGATCGGCGTGGGCCTTCACACCGGCGCCCTGATGCTCGGAACGATCGGCGAGAGCGAGCGAATGGACGGCACCGTCATCGCCGATGCCGTCAATCTTGCCTCGCGGGTCGAGGGGCTGACCAAAAACTACGGAGCGGCTGTGCTGCTAACCGAGCAAACGCGCGAACGGCTGGCGGATCCCTCGCGATACAGCCTGCGCCACCTCGGCCGGGTTGCCGTAAAGGGCAAGGCCCATGGGGTCGGTCTGTATGAGGCCTGCGACGCCGATGCTCCGCCGGCGCTGGAGGCCAAGGTCGCGACCCTCGGCGAGTTCGACGCAGCGGTCGAGGCGCTGGGTGCCGGCCGGTTCGAGGAAGCGCAGAGTATATTCGGCCGGGTCCTCGAGGGGAGCCCGGGGGATGCCGCCGCCGCCTACCTTCAGAAGCGCGCTCAGGCACTCCGAAATGCCGGTGAACCATGGGACGGAGTCGACCATGTAACGACCAAGTGA